Proteins encoded by one window of Candidatus Odinarchaeum yellowstonii:
- a CDS encoding 50S ribosomal protein L5, with product MSEKEILNDWNSNPMRKPRLASVTINIGVGMSGEKLNKALTVLETVTGQKPVATLAKKSIRDFSIKAGERIGAKVTLRGSKAEEFLKKALDVVEYKLPASHFDQYGNVAFGIKEHIEIPGAEYDPEIGIFGMDVCITIERPGYRIKRRRIFRRKIPLSHRVTREEAMLFMKERFGVKIE from the coding sequence ATGAGTGAAAAAGAGATCTTAAACGATTGGAATAGTAACCCTATGAGGAAACCTAGACTAGCCAGCGTAACAATTAACATAGGCGTTGGAATGTCAGGTGAAAAATTAAATAAAGCCTTAACAGTGTTAGAGACCGTTACAGGTCAGAAACCGGTTGCAACTTTAGCTAAAAAAAGCATCCGTGATTTTTCTATTAAAGCAGGTGAGAGAATAGGAGCTAAAGTCACTTTGAGAGGAAGTAAAGCGGAGGAATTCTTGAAGAAAGCCCTCGACGTTGTAGAGTATAAACTTCCCGCAAGCCACTTCGACCAGTATGGAAACGTTGCATTCGGAATAAAAGAGCATATTGAAATTCCAGGGGCTGAGTATGATCCTGAAATAGGGATATTCGGCATGGATGTATGTATTACTATTGAACGGCCTGGATATAGAATTAAAAGAAGACGGATCTTCAGAAGAAAAATTCCCTTATCTCATAGAGTTACAAGAGAGGAGGCTATGCTTTTCATGAAAGAAAGGTTCGGAGTTAAAATAGAGTGA
- a CDS encoding 30S ribosomal protein S14, with translation MLMSGKTYGKGSRTCKLCGTHQAIIRRYGLNICRRCFREHAKQIGFKKYS, from the coding sequence GTGTTAATGTCTGGGAAAACATATGGTAAAGGTTCTAGAACGTGTAAGCTTTGTGGAACACATCAAGCGATAATTAGACGTTACGGTTTAAACATATGCCGTCGATGTTTCAGGGAGCACGCCAAACAAATAGGTTTTAAAAAATACAGTTAG
- a CDS encoding 30S ribosomal protein S8: protein MTLMDPLANALSNIINRERIGKKECIIAPASKLIANTLRVMQKTGYVGEFEYVDDGRAGKFRVQLLGRINKCGVIKPQYPVKYSEIDKWESEFLPSKDFGILVISTPLGVMSHIEAKEKKIGGRLLAYVY, encoded by the coding sequence TTGACGTTGATGGATCCTTTAGCTAACGCTTTATCTAACATAATAAACAGGGAGCGAATCGGTAAAAAAGAGTGTATTATCGCACCCGCATCTAAGCTTATAGCTAACACTCTCCGCGTCATGCAGAAAACAGGGTATGTGGGAGAATTCGAGTATGTAGATGACGGTAGAGCGGGTAAATTCCGAGTTCAACTATTAGGTCGAATCAATAAATGCGGTGTTATAAAACCTCAATACCCTGTTAAATACAGTGAAATCGACAAGTGGGAGAGTGAGTTCCTCCCCTCAAAAGATTTTGGAATACTTGTGATTTCAACACCTCTAGGAGTGATGTCACACATAGAGGCGAAGGAGAAAAAAATCGGCGGCAGACTATTAGCCTACGTATATTAA
- a CDS encoding 50S ribosomal protein L6 — protein sequence MVKVDYSEKLVTIPADVSVNIEGKIITATGPKGTVKKDFTAAPFKFEIVDNTVKISKNNLNKRELAILGTIASHIKNMFTGVTKGYTYKMKIVYAHFPIAVKVAGADKLQIENFGGERYPRIARILKGVTVRVEGDDLIITGADKEAVSQTAANIQQTCRIKDKDPRVFMDGIYVYQKLEGDEIFWKLI from the coding sequence ATGGTTAAAGTCGATTATAGCGAAAAATTAGTAACTATCCCGGCTGATGTTAGCGTTAATATAGAAGGGAAGATTATCACAGCTACAGGCCCTAAAGGAACGGTGAAAAAGGATTTCACAGCAGCGCCGTTCAAATTTGAAATAGTTGATAACACAGTTAAAATCTCCAAAAACAATTTAAATAAGAGAGAGCTGGCGATACTGGGAACAATAGCCTCACATATTAAAAACATGTTTACAGGTGTAACTAAAGGCTACACTTATAAGATGAAAATAGTCTACGCCCACTTCCCTATCGCAGTTAAAGTAGCGGGAGCTGATAAACTTCAAATTGAAAACTTCGGAGGCGAGCGCTATCCTCGAATAGCTAGAATCCTGAAAGGTGTAACAGTCCGCGTTGAAGGCGATGACTTAATCATCACAGGTGCGGATAAGGAAGCCGTCTCTCAGACAGCGGCTAATATTCAACAAACTTGCAGAATTAAAGATAAAGACCCGAGAGTTTTCATGGACGGCATATACGTTTATCAAAAACTTGAAGGGGATGAAATCTTCTGGAAGCTTATTTAA
- a CDS encoding 50S ribosomal protein L32e, which translates to MSETTKLIKLREKIKNHKPEFIRQESWKYKRLSEAWRRPRGLDNKVRKCKKGYIKMPSIGYRSPRKVRGYHPTGKIEVLVENINQLDLLDPSKHIIRLSAKLGMRKKTEIAQATQQKGLLITNLPLRKEEAPEKWEKLTELETEELKPELDEKYTEELEKEGALKGLPEYEVEEKEETSKPKKTVKKTRKTSKKEEKSESEPKKEKQSRTGKVSKKTVKKVDEK; encoded by the coding sequence ATGAGTGAGACTACCAAGCTTATTAAACTTAGAGAGAAAATTAAAAATCATAAACCAGAGTTCATCCGCCAGGAGAGCTGGAAGTATAAAAGATTAAGCGAGGCTTGGCGGCGACCTAGGGGCTTAGATAACAAGGTTAGAAAATGTAAGAAAGGCTATATTAAAATGCCTAGCATAGGATATCGTTCCCCTAGAAAAGTTAGAGGGTACCATCCTACAGGTAAAATCGAAGTTCTAGTTGAAAACATCAATCAGCTAGATCTTCTAGACCCGTCTAAACATATCATCAGACTCTCCGCTAAGCTAGGTATGCGTAAGAAAACAGAGATAGCTCAAGCAACTCAGCAGAAAGGTTTACTGATAACTAACCTACCTTTAAGGAAAGAGGAAGCCCCTGAAAAATGGGAGAAACTCACCGAGCTTGAAACAGAGGAGCTGAAACCGGAGCTTGACGAAAAATACACTGAAGAACTTGAGAAAGAAGGTGCTCTTAAAGGCTTACCGGAATACGAAGTAGAAGAAAAAGAAGAAACCAGTAAACCTAAGAAAACGGTTAAAAAAACGAGGAAAACCTCTAAGAAAGAAGAAAAATCTGAATCTGAACCTAAAAAAGAGAAGCAGAGTAGAACAGGTAAAGTTTCAAAGAAAACCGTGAAAAAGGTTGATGAAAAATGA
- a CDS encoding 50S ribosomal protein L19e, translated as MSVRPQKELAAKILKVGKSRVWIDPNRIDDVMIAIRRQDIKKLIHEKVIAKKPVTSISRGRVRINIQKKKRGLKVGPGSRKGHKLSTIPDKKLWACRIRKQREYLQQLRDRRLLSTTNYRMLYLRAKGGEFKSLAQLKAFITQNKLLRR; from the coding sequence ATGAGCGTTAGACCACAGAAAGAACTCGCAGCTAAAATATTAAAAGTTGGCAAAAGCAGGGTTTGGATTGACCCTAATAGAATAGACGACGTCATGATCGCTATAAGAAGACAGGATATTAAGAAACTGATACATGAGAAAGTGATAGCTAAGAAACCAGTCACTAGTATAAGCAGGGGTAGAGTTAGAATAAATATACAGAAAAAGAAGAGAGGTCTCAAAGTCGGCCCGGGCTCACGGAAGGGTCATAAATTATCAACAATCCCAGATAAAAAATTATGGGCCTGCCGAATTAGAAAGCAACGTGAATACCTTCAACAGCTCAGAGACAGGCGGCTACTATCAACAACTAATTATAGAATGCTATATTTAAGAGCTAAAGGAGGAGAATTCAAGTCACTAGCCCAGCTTAAAGCTTTTATCACTCAGAATAAACTTTTAAGGAGATAG
- a CDS encoding 30S ribosomal protein S5 has translation MSNLDEWQPKTRLGRMVKDGKITSIEEVFKLNQPIKEVEIVESLLPNLQEEVIDLNLVQRQTDAGEIGRFKATVVVGNGDGYIGFGEAKAKEVGPAIRLAIIKAKLNIRPVRRGCGSWECGCGTSHSLLFKTTGRAGSVRITLIPAPKGVGLVVADSIKLVLRLAGIKDVWCWSKGHTRTTFNFAKAAYDALKNTYNIMTPKDWERA, from the coding sequence ATGTCAAACCTTGATGAATGGCAACCTAAGACTAGACTTGGACGAATGGTGAAAGATGGTAAAATTACCAGTATAGAGGAGGTCTTCAAGCTCAACCAACCGATCAAAGAGGTTGAAATAGTAGAATCACTTTTACCTAATCTCCAAGAAGAGGTGATAGACCTTAATCTTGTTCAGAGACAAACAGACGCCGGGGAAATCGGGCGTTTTAAAGCCACAGTGGTTGTTGGAAACGGTGACGGTTACATCGGGTTCGGTGAAGCTAAAGCTAAGGAAGTAGGCCCGGCTATAAGACTTGCAATAATTAAAGCTAAGCTAAATATAAGACCTGTTAGAAGAGGATGCGGAAGCTGGGAGTGCGGCTGCGGCACAAGCCACTCTCTACTATTTAAAACTACAGGGAGAGCGGGTAGTGTAAGAATCACGCTTATTCCAGCACCTAAAGGCGTCGGGCTTGTAGTGGCGGATAGCATTAAATTAGTGTTAAGACTGGCTGGAATTAAAGACGTATGGTGTTGGAGTAAAGGTCATACTAGAACCACCTTTAACTTCGCTAAAGCCGCCTACGACGCTTTAAAAAACACATATAATATAATGACTCCTAAAGACTGGGAGCGTGCGTAA
- a CDS encoding 50S ribosomal protein L30, producing the protein MEATKVLSVIRIRGTVDLNYEIEDTMKMLRLHKPNHLILIDDRPSYIKMLHKINNYVAWGEISAEMIERLLREKGRLKGNKPLTDEYLKNNSEFKSITELAKKIYELKAKITDIKDLKPVFRLHPPTGGFKNSKKKPYSLGGVLGYHGKEIEALINKML; encoded by the coding sequence ATGGAGGCCACTAAAGTGTTATCTGTAATACGGATAAGAGGAACAGTGGATTTGAACTATGAAATAGAGGATACTATGAAAATGCTTAGATTACATAAACCAAACCATCTTATCCTAATAGACGACCGCCCATCTTACATTAAGATGCTTCATAAAATAAATAACTACGTAGCCTGGGGGGAAATCTCAGCAGAGATGATTGAGAGACTTCTAAGAGAAAAAGGCAGGCTGAAAGGTAATAAACCGTTAACCGACGAGTATTTAAAAAACAATTCAGAATTTAAGTCTATAACTGAACTAGCTAAAAAAATATACGAGCTTAAAGCGAAAATCACCGATATAAAAGATTTGAAACCTGTTTTCAGACTTCACCCTCCTACAGGCGGATTCAAAAACTCTAAGAAAAAACCTTATAGCTTAGGCGGGGTTTTAGGCTATCATGGAAAAGAAATAGAAGCCTTGATAAATAAAATGCTATAA
- a CDS encoding Hsp20/alpha crystallin family protein, which translates to MAEDDERRRKKKNWWESDSFDEFEDIDELFKELTEEFFNMPKLGEMIENIIREFEQNKDKFMSLKEPLFWGFSITRGPDNKPVIRKLGNIEPGEDKTIVKEEREPLIDILSEGNEIVVIAELPGVEKDQIKLKAADNYLILNATAPQRKYYKKIDLKEKIDPSSAKAIYKNGVLEVRLKKLDVSNTSGAEIKIQ; encoded by the coding sequence TTGGCAGAAGATGATGAGCGTAGGAGAAAAAAGAAGAATTGGTGGGAGAGCGACTCTTTCGACGAATTCGAAGATATAGATGAACTATTCAAAGAGTTAACTGAAGAATTCTTCAACATGCCTAAGCTCGGCGAAATGATTGAAAACATTATACGGGAATTCGAGCAAAACAAGGATAAATTTATGAGTTTAAAGGAACCGCTATTCTGGGGGTTCTCTATAACCAGAGGGCCGGATAATAAACCGGTTATAAGAAAGCTTGGTAACATAGAACCTGGCGAGGATAAAACCATCGTTAAAGAGGAGCGTGAACCACTCATAGATATATTAAGCGAGGGTAATGAAATAGTTGTGATCGCTGAATTACCAGGTGTTGAAAAAGATCAAATAAAGTTGAAAGCTGCAGACAACTATCTTATATTAAATGCAACCGCTCCTCAGAGAAAATACTATAAGAAAATAGATCTAAAAGAAAAAATAGATCCGAGCAGCGCTAAAGCCATCTATAAGAATGGTGTTCTAGAGGTTCGATTAAAAAAACTCGATGTTTCGAACACCTCAGGCGCTGAAATAAAAATACAGTAA
- a CDS encoding 50S ribosomal protein L15 encodes MALRFDKKVRKYRGGRTYGYGRVGQHRKSGMKGGKGFAGMKKHGKSWILAHMPDYFGKRGFKAPSTMTGRVKPITLRELDYLVKRLGVDSNSKTKLPTINLKDHGYNKLLSTGYLSTPLEVIVEKATAKAISKVEAIGGKVVLAGES; translated from the coding sequence ATGGCGCTTAGATTCGATAAGAAGGTTAGAAAATACAGGGGCGGAAGAACCTACGGTTATGGTAGAGTCGGCCAGCATAGAAAAAGCGGTATGAAAGGCGGTAAAGGCTTCGCCGGAATGAAAAAACACGGTAAAAGCTGGATACTAGCACATATGCCAGATTACTTCGGTAAACGAGGGTTTAAAGCGCCGTCAACTATGACTGGTAGAGTTAAACCTATCACGCTTAGAGAACTCGACTATCTTGTAAAACGTTTAGGCGTTGATTCAAATTCTAAAACGAAGCTTCCTACAATTAATCTAAAAGACCACGGATATAATAAACTTCTATCAACAGGTTACCTGTCAACTCCACTAGAGGTTATCGTTGAAAAAGCGACGGCTAAAGCTATAAGCAAAGTTGAAGCTATAGGCGGGAAAGTTGTATTAGCCGGTGAAAGCTAG
- the secY gene encoding preprotein translocase subunit SecY — protein MVRFLEVFKPLMRIVPEVKVPERKVSFKMKILYTVLILIIYLIMSNIPLWGIPVGVGSDYFYYWRILFASNRGTLTELGIGPIVTAGLILQVLAGSKIIKVDFSDPYDRSMFTGTQKVLAILMTAIQAIAYISFGAYGALTFEVGVFVFLQLFFSGIIIILMDEMIQKGWGIGSGVSLFIAANVTGSIFWNMFSPAPASDGYFRGGILAFFQGVIAAATGGTINGNPPDLIYLSFTRYPDPSLVGFLATIAVVVIVVYFESVRVEIPLKMAKYRGYTGRYPIRFLYVSNIPVILAQAIYANILLVSQGVWNTFNKLNDNVFLNFIAMFKTGSSGQLEPIGGLVYFLTPPRGIVGEGSIAADPLRAVIYLLIFTILCAALAKIWVEVSGISSRDIAQQLLTSPMQIPGFRQSLTVYETILNRYIPTVTILGGLFVGLLTVFADFLGAFGTGMGVLLLVGIVFQYLRTIAEEQQGELAAFMMRRR, from the coding sequence ATGGTTCGCTTCCTTGAAGTCTTCAAACCTTTAATGCGAATAGTACCGGAAGTTAAGGTTCCTGAGCGCAAAGTATCTTTTAAAATGAAGATACTTTACACGGTTCTCATACTAATAATCTACCTTATAATGTCGAATATCCCCTTATGGGGGATTCCCGTAGGCGTAGGCTCAGATTACTTCTATTACTGGCGGATATTATTCGCCTCAAACCGTGGAACACTCACAGAGCTAGGCATAGGGCCGATTGTAACCGCAGGGTTGATTCTGCAAGTTTTAGCCGGTTCTAAAATAATTAAAGTAGACTTCTCAGATCCATATGATAGATCAATGTTCACTGGAACACAGAAAGTTTTAGCGATATTAATGACCGCTATTCAAGCCATCGCTTATATAAGCTTCGGCGCCTACGGTGCGTTAACATTCGAAGTAGGTGTATTCGTCTTCTTACAGCTTTTCTTCTCGGGAATTATAATAATCCTAATGGATGAGATGATTCAGAAGGGGTGGGGTATAGGAAGCGGTGTAAGCTTATTTATAGCAGCTAACGTAACCGGCTCTATTTTCTGGAATATGTTTTCACCAGCACCCGCATCTGACGGATATTTCAGAGGGGGTATACTAGCATTCTTTCAAGGAGTTATCGCTGCGGCCACAGGCGGGACTATTAACGGTAACCCCCCTGATTTAATATATTTAAGCTTCACAAGATATCCTGATCCTAGTCTTGTAGGATTTTTAGCTACAATCGCGGTTGTAGTTATAGTCGTATACTTTGAGTCTGTGCGTGTTGAAATACCTTTGAAAATGGCTAAGTACAGAGGGTACACCGGCCGCTACCCTATAAGATTCTTATATGTTTCTAACATCCCCGTGATATTAGCTCAAGCAATATACGCTAACATACTTCTAGTAAGTCAAGGGGTGTGGAATACCTTCAATAAGCTAAACGATAATGTATTTCTAAATTTTATAGCCATGTTTAAAACCGGTAGCAGCGGGCAGCTTGAACCTATAGGCGGCTTAGTTTACTTCCTAACCCCGCCTAGAGGAATAGTCGGGGAGGGGAGCATCGCAGCGGACCCCTTACGGGCGGTAATATATCTTTTAATTTTCACAATTTTATGCGCGGCTCTAGCTAAAATATGGGTTGAGGTTTCAGGTATATCTTCAAGAGATATCGCTCAGCAGCTTCTCACCTCTCCTATGCAAATACCAGGGTTCCGTCAATCACTCACCGTTTACGAAACCATCCTAAATAGATATATTCCCACTGTAACCATTTTAGGCGGTTTATTCGTAGGGTTACTAACAGTTTTCGCTGACTTCCTAGGCGCCTTCGGCACGGGTATGGGTGTCCTATTACTTGTAGGCATAGTCTTCCAATACCTTAGAACAATCGCTGAAGAACAACAAGGTGAGCTAGCAGCTTTTATGATGAGGAGGAGGTGA
- a CDS encoding adenylate kinase, with the protein MPFGKIIVIAGAPGVGKTTVVNLAVQKAAEKGYTNIEIANYGTAMFEAAKAENLVEERDQMRKLPPEIQIKLQKIAAKKIREKAASGGTLIVDTHMLISTPGGYLVGLPSWVAEELRPDQIILVEADPEDIFIRRLGDDSRNRDIEGTSSLQLHQDLARSTAISCAVLIGSVLNIVYNTQGNPDKAAEKIAKLLIGES; encoded by the coding sequence ATGCCTTTCGGTAAAATTATAGTAATAGCAGGCGCACCTGGAGTTGGTAAAACTACAGTTGTAAATTTAGCTGTTCAAAAAGCAGCTGAGAAAGGTTATACAAACATTGAGATAGCAAACTATGGAACCGCGATGTTTGAGGCGGCTAAGGCTGAAAACCTCGTCGAGGAAAGAGACCAGATGAGAAAGCTTCCACCGGAAATACAGATAAAACTCCAAAAGATAGCCGCTAAAAAAATAAGGGAGAAAGCAGCTTCAGGGGGTACCTTAATAGTTGACACTCATATGCTTATCAGCACACCAGGCGGATACTTGGTTGGGTTACCTTCCTGGGTTGCTGAGGAGCTTAGACCAGACCAGATTATTCTAGTGGAAGCTGATCCTGAAGACATATTTATTCGCAGACTAGGAGATGATTCCAGAAACAGGGATATAGAGGGAACCAGTTCTCTTCAACTCCACCAGGATCTCGCGCGGTCAACAGCTATATCTTGCGCGGTGTTAATAGGCTCAGTGTTGAATATAGTTTATAACACTCAAGGCAACCCTGATAAAGCAGCTGAGAAAATAGCTAAATTACTAATAGGAGAGAGCTGA
- a CDS encoding TMCO1/EMC3 family protein, which translates to MLTPSIFEVIQHPPGSALLVIGIAIATSVISNLITRLITDTDQLRRYSKQIRLHKEALKRAEMEGDTKKILQLQRKNKYIQKITGKIAKERLKPLIFTFVPLIILFFILNGFFTLGGSPILVAYTPFRLNNVPFLGNLLGSVDSTGYGLYFVFWYMICNFALATVISRVLGTTGE; encoded by the coding sequence ATGTTAACCCCCTCTATATTTGAAGTAATTCAACACCCTCCAGGCTCAGCTCTTCTAGTAATAGGTATAGCTATAGCCACCTCGGTTATATCTAATCTCATAACTAGGTTGATAACTGACACCGATCAGCTTAGGCGATATAGCAAGCAGATTAGGCTCCACAAAGAGGCTTTGAAGAGGGCTGAAATGGAGGGGGATACTAAGAAGATTCTTCAGCTTCAAAGAAAAAACAAATATATTCAAAAGATTACAGGTAAAATAGCGAAGGAGAGGCTGAAACCTTTAATCTTCACGTTCGTGCCTTTAATTATTCTATTCTTCATATTAAACGGATTCTTCACCCTAGGGGGCTCCCCTATATTAGTCGCTTACACACCTTTCCGTCTTAACAACGTGCCTTTTCTAGGAAATCTGCTAGGGTCAGTTGACTCTACAGGTTACGGCTTATACTTTGTCTTCTGGTATATGATTTGCAACTTTGCTTTAGCCACTGTAATATCTAGGGTTTTAGGTACAACTGGGGAGTGA
- a CDS encoding AAA family ATPase — MKLVICISGSAGTGKTTQAKIIAKKYGLKYASAGSIFRDIAKERGLSLEQLSAHVLDDTSIDVEIDKRTRKLAEEGNIVLEGRLTAWMTKGIDAFRIYLKCPLETEIRRVAERDRKSLAEARTETLSREESERIRYKKLYGIDISDLSIYDIVLNTDIYPIESVTRILITAIDEYISNMSKR, encoded by the coding sequence ATGAAGCTTGTCATATGTATAAGCGGATCAGCTGGCACCGGTAAAACCACACAAGCTAAAATCATAGCTAAAAAATACGGTTTAAAATACGCGTCGGCGGGCAGTATTTTCAGAGACATCGCCAAGGAGAGGGGGTTAAGTTTAGAGCAGCTTTCAGCACATGTTTTAGACGATACGAGCATAGATGTTGAAATAGATAAAAGAACTAGAAAACTAGCTGAAGAAGGGAATATAGTTTTAGAAGGCAGGCTTACCGCTTGGATGACTAAAGGAATAGACGCGTTTAGAATCTACTTGAAGTGTCCTCTAGAAACTGAGATAAGGAGAGTAGCTGAAAGAGATAGGAAAAGCTTAGCGGAAGCTAGAACGGAGACGCTTTCAAGAGAGGAAAGCGAGCGGATTAGATATAAGAAGCTTTATGGTATAGATATATCCGATCTAAGCATTTATGATATTGTTTTAAACACGGATATATACCCAATAGAGAGCGTTACAAGAATACTTATAACAGCTATAGATGAGTATATCTCAAATATGAGTAAGCGTTAA
- a CDS encoding RNA-guided pseudouridylation complex pseudouridine synthase subunit Cbf5 → MEGYRLPIDKERKLLVKSEDSTNPDYGIAPNMRPVREYLDKGFINLDKPAGPTSHEVVAWVKKILKIRKAGHSGTLDPQVTGVLPVLLSKGTKLIQALLNTGKEYIVLMRLHNQVSEAKLREAISLFKGRIYQRPPVRSSVKRELRIRTVYYIDLLEVSGRDALMVVGCEAGTYARKLVYDIGEVLGCGAHMQELRRTRSGPHKEDETLKTLHDLLDAYKFYEEEGDEKTIKNVVQPMENAIPHIPKIIIRDSAVDAICHGAALAAPGVLKVESDIQPNDIVAFFTLKGEIIALGRSLATSKQILEMDHGLVALTDSVLMETGTYPPSWKP, encoded by the coding sequence TTGGAGGGCTACCGTTTACCCATAGATAAAGAGAGAAAACTCCTAGTTAAATCAGAGGATTCAACGAACCCTGATTACGGTATAGCCCCAAATATGAGACCAGTAAGAGAGTACCTCGATAAAGGTTTCATAAACTTGGATAAGCCTGCAGGCCCAACCTCTCATGAAGTCGTAGCCTGGGTTAAAAAAATACTTAAAATTAGAAAAGCGGGTCACAGTGGAACCTTAGACCCCCAAGTTACAGGGGTGCTCCCCGTTCTACTCAGCAAAGGAACTAAACTGATTCAAGCGCTTTTGAACACAGGTAAAGAATACATTGTTTTAATGAGACTTCACAACCAGGTTTCAGAGGCTAAGCTAAGGGAGGCTATAAGTTTATTTAAGGGTAGAATATATCAGAGACCTCCTGTAAGATCATCCGTTAAACGAGAGCTACGCATTAGAACCGTCTACTATATTGATCTACTAGAGGTTTCAGGACGCGACGCCTTAATGGTAGTCGGCTGTGAAGCCGGCACATACGCGCGTAAACTAGTATATGATATAGGAGAGGTTTTAGGATGCGGTGCTCATATGCAGGAGCTGAGAAGAACTAGAAGCGGACCGCATAAAGAAGATGAAACGCTTAAAACTTTACACGATTTATTAGACGCTTATAAATTTTATGAAGAAGAAGGAGATGAGAAAACTATTAAAAATGTGGTACAGCCCATGGAAAACGCGATCCCGCATATTCCTAAAATTATAATAAGAGACTCCGCTGTTGATGCTATATGCCATGGAGCTGCTCTAGCAGCCCCCGGTGTTTTAAAAGTAGAGTCTGATATTCAACCCAACGATATAGTCGCATTCTTCACTTTAAAAGGAGAGATTATCGCTTTAGGAAGGTCACTAGCCACAAGTAAACAGATTCTAGAGATGGATCACGGTTTAGTAGCCTTAACAGACAGTGTTTTAATGGAGACGGGGACATATCCGCCTTCATGGAAACCTTAA
- a CDS encoding 50S ribosomal protein L14e produces MAILEVGRVCVKLYGREAGRKCVIVDVVDKNFVLVTGPKELTGVRRRRTNIKHIELTPIKVDIKKGAEDKEVLEAIQKANQTEYLKTPVK; encoded by the coding sequence TTGGCTATTTTAGAAGTTGGTAGAGTATGCGTTAAGCTATATGGTAGAGAAGCCGGTAGAAAATGCGTTATAGTCGACGTCGTTGACAAAAATTTCGTTCTAGTCACAGGCCCTAAAGAGCTTACAGGAGTCCGGAGAAGGAGAACTAATATTAAACATATTGAGCTAACCCCTATAAAAGTAGATATTAAAAAAGGCGCTGAGGACAAGGAGGTTTTAGAAGCCATTCAGAAAGCGAATCAAACAGAGTATCTTAAAACACCTGTTAAATAA
- a CDS encoding N-glycosylase/DNA lyase: MNYQPLVSEIEKLKSSDVKNKIAERILEFKNTGKGGCEELYKELCYCILTANFSAERAIRIHGKICERLCDISGYELEKILKESGYRFPFKAEYIVSARKYKEAIKDLLEKNIGEEEFRTWLIKNIKGLGYKEASHFMRNIGYSNIAIIDRHILNILEKFKILNHPKTLTAKKYMEIERLLREIAAQANLTLAELDLYLWYMETGQVLK; the protein is encoded by the coding sequence GTGAACTATCAGCCGCTGGTAAGTGAAATTGAAAAATTAAAGAGCAGCGATGTAAAAAATAAGATAGCTGAACGAATCTTAGAGTTTAAAAACACGGGTAAAGGTGGCTGCGAAGAACTGTATAAAGAGTTATGTTACTGTATTTTAACAGCTAACTTCAGCGCGGAGAGAGCGATAAGAATACATGGAAAAATATGCGAGCGGTTATGTGATATAAGCGGATATGAGTTAGAGAAAATATTAAAGGAGAGCGGTTACCGCTTCCCATTCAAAGCCGAGTATATAGTTAGCGCGAGAAAATATAAGGAAGCTATAAAAGACCTTCTAGAGAAAAATATAGGTGAAGAGGAATTTCGAACATGGCTTATAAAAAATATCAAAGGATTAGGCTACAAGGAAGCCTCCCATTTTATGAGGAATATAGGCTACTCTAACATAGCTATAATAGACCGCCATATATTAAATATCCTTGAAAAATTTAAGATTTTAAACCACCCTAAAACTTTAACCGCGAAAAAATATATGGAAATCGAGAGACTTCTAAGAGAGATAGCTGCTCAAGCTAATTTAACTTTAGCTGAACTAGACTTATACCTCTGGTATATGGAAACAGGGCAAGTGTTAAAATAG